The following are from one region of the Ignavibacteriota bacterium genome:
- a CDS encoding methyltransferase domain-containing protein produces the protein MNDIKSAEDIRELANAFRESRTFLTAFELKIFTSLDKHLMTSDDVAQKLNSDPRATDRLMNALCAMGLLKKVHGKFYNSDLSAKYLVEGKPDFMGNIYHANNLWNDWSSLTDSVIKGSSQRSIINKSENDNWVESFIGAMHYRGVNQGKILAMMIDISNVKNMLDVGGGSAAFSMEIVKKNPSISAVVLDLPYVIPLTKKYVSGAGLSDKFNFIEGDYLTTELKDNYDLILLSAIVHINNYDQNKMLVKKCADVLNKNGMIIINDFVMNEDRTQPRQSALFALNMLVGTENGDTYTEKEMREWFESAGLSKIERKNTSFGSDLMIAVK, from the coding sequence ATGAATGATATTAAGTCTGCTGAAGATATCCGTGAATTAGCAAATGCTTTCAGGGAGAGCCGGACATTTTTAACAGCATTCGAATTAAAAATATTTACCTCCCTTGATAAACACTTGATGACTTCTGATGATGTGGCACAAAAATTAAATTCAGATCCGAGAGCAACTGACCGGCTGATGAATGCTTTGTGTGCAATGGGATTGTTGAAAAAAGTTCACGGAAAATTTTATAACTCAGATTTGTCTGCCAAATATCTTGTGGAGGGCAAACCTGATTTTATGGGGAATATTTATCACGCGAATAATCTCTGGAATGACTGGAGCAGTCTTACCGATTCAGTAATTAAAGGAAGTTCACAGCGCAGTATTATAAATAAGTCAGAAAACGATAACTGGGTTGAATCATTCATTGGGGCAATGCACTACCGTGGAGTTAATCAGGGAAAAATTCTTGCGATGATGATTGATATTTCCAATGTTAAAAATATGCTTGATGTTGGCGGTGGTTCAGCAGCTTTTTCTATGGAAATTGTGAAAAAGAATCCCTCTATCAGTGCGGTTGTGCTGGATCTTCCTTACGTTATTCCTTTAACAAAAAAATATGTGAGTGGAGCCGGTTTGTCAGATAAATTCAATTTTATTGAAGGCGATTATCTTACAACAGAACTTAAAGACAATTATGATTTGATTCTTCTTTCAGCAATAGTTCATATAAATAATTACGATCAAAATAAAATGCTTGTAAAAAAATGCGCTGATGTTTTAAACAAAAACGGTATGATTATAATAAATGATTTTGTTATGAATGAAGACAGAACTCAACCGCGACAAAGTGCGTTGTTTGCTTTAAATATGCTCGTTGGAACTGAGAATGGTGATACATATACAGAAAAAGAAATGAGAGAGTGGTTTGAATCGGCTGGTCTTTCAAAAATCGAAAGAAAAAATACTTCCTTCGGTTCTGATCTGATGATTGCAGTAAAATAA
- a CDS encoding BON domain-containing protein, whose protein sequence is MNALRRLISIKSLLFLSTMLSLMVTNRGVSQIDTGKLVTDVENKIENYYTENFKISADKNGIVSISGEVNTLFDKLKIGELVSEVKGVKEIHNNIQVQNVITADDIIKANIENETKLNDAILEPEKIKIEVNNGVVTLSGTVSYFREKLMMQTIASWQDGVSDLIDHISVMSPSAAKSDANLTEIIIDLLNNNFPLEKNIMFDINNGSVNLYGTVNDLYAKNHIQEDIQRIIGVKNVVNEMKIINNS, encoded by the coding sequence ATGAACGCATTAAGAAGATTAATTTCTATTAAAAGTCTGCTGTTTCTTTCAACAATGCTCTCTCTGATGGTAACTAACAGAGGTGTTTCACAAATCGACACGGGCAAATTAGTAACCGATGTTGAAAACAAAATTGAAAATTATTACACAGAAAATTTTAAGATTTCAGCCGACAAAAACGGAATTGTATCAATTAGCGGAGAAGTCAATACTCTGTTTGACAAATTAAAAATTGGTGAATTGGTCTCTGAAGTTAAAGGCGTTAAAGAAATACATAACAACATACAGGTTCAAAACGTTATTACTGCAGATGATATAATTAAAGCTAACATAGAAAATGAAACTAAATTAAATGACGCTATTCTCGAACCAGAAAAAATCAAAATTGAAGTTAATAATGGAGTAGTAACTTTGTCAGGGACAGTAAGTTATTTCAGGGAGAAACTAATGATGCAGACTATTGCATCCTGGCAGGATGGAGTATCTGATTTAATAGATCACATAAGCGTAATGTCACCGTCAGCTGCAAAAAGTGATGCCAACTTAACTGAAATTATAATTGACCTGCTTAATAATAATTTTCCACTTGAGAAAAATATTATGTTTGATATAAATAATGGTTCCGTTAATCTGTATGGTACGGTGAACGACTTGTATGCAAAGAACCATATTCAGGAAGATATCCAACGTATTATTGGAGTTAAGAATGTTGTAAATGAAATGAAAATTATAAACAATTCATAA
- a CDS encoding SpoIIE family protein phosphatase encodes MDQERRIKELLLLQRSAQKLNLILDLEVLLEEIANDVGETFGYLRTGILLKDNESNELEIAAVRGWTKNYHIKGDRFKIGEYGIIGQVAATKRTYYAPDVTIDPYYKVSEESTRSEVDIPLMINERLIGVFSIQHHETNAFDQARIHLLESLAANISIAIENARLFRSEKLERERISNELKDARNIQLHLFPQKSPELAGFNINGICLPCLEAGGDWFDYISLGDGRIGIVLADVSGKGMGAALLMSSTRSMLRLVADKESSPGIVLKLVNELLIKDFPTTKFVTIIYAILNPNNKTLVIANAGHLSPVLSDVSGTILLNTNSGLPLGISESIFGETEIKLSSGDKLLFYSDGVTEAMNKSEEEFGTERLIELVRMKSLTVNDVINKVKEYTAGHPQSDDITVVMIEAE; translated from the coding sequence ATGGACCAGGAAAGACGAATTAAAGAACTTTTACTATTGCAGCGCTCTGCACAAAAGCTAAACTTAATTTTAGATCTTGAAGTTCTTCTTGAAGAAATCGCTAATGATGTGGGAGAAACTTTTGGTTATCTGCGAACCGGGATTTTATTGAAAGACAACGAATCAAATGAGCTTGAAATTGCTGCTGTTCGTGGCTGGACAAAAAATTATCATATTAAAGGAGATCGTTTTAAGATTGGCGAATATGGAATTATTGGGCAAGTTGCCGCAACAAAGAGAACTTACTATGCACCAGATGTTACAATAGATCCATACTACAAAGTGAGTGAAGAATCCACCCGTTCAGAGGTAGATATTCCTCTTATGATTAATGAGAGATTGATTGGAGTATTTAGCATTCAGCATCATGAGACTAACGCATTTGATCAGGCGAGAATTCATTTACTTGAGTCATTAGCCGCTAACATTTCGATTGCAATAGAAAATGCAAGATTGTTCCGCAGCGAGAAACTTGAACGCGAAAGAATTTCCAACGAACTGAAAGACGCCCGAAATATTCAGCTTCATCTTTTCCCTCAAAAGTCTCCCGAATTAGCCGGGTTTAATATTAACGGAATATGTCTTCCCTGTCTTGAAGCAGGAGGGGACTGGTTTGACTACATTTCTCTCGGAGATGGTAGAATCGGAATTGTACTTGCAGATGTTTCAGGAAAAGGTATGGGCGCTGCATTATTGATGTCTTCAACCAGAAGTATGCTCAGACTTGTAGCAGATAAAGAATCTTCTCCCGGCATAGTTTTGAAACTTGTAAATGAACTGCTGATTAAGGATTTCCCTACCACAAAATTTGTAACGATAATCTATGCAATTTTGAATCCAAACAATAAAACTCTTGTCATTGCAAATGCCGGACATCTTTCTCCTGTATTATCTGATGTATCCGGTACAATATTGTTGAATACGAACTCGGGGCTTCCACTTGGCATCAGTGAAAGCATATTCGGTGAGACTGAAATCAAGTTATCATCCGGAGATAAATTGCTCTTTTATTCCGATGGTGTAACGGAAGCGATGAACAAATCTGAGGAAGAATTTGGGACAGAAAGACTTATTGAACTTGTGCGGATGAAATCATTAACGGTTAATGATGTAATTAATAAAGTAAAAGAATATACAGCCGGTCATCCGCAGAGCGATGATATTACTGTGGTGATGATTGAAGCGGAATGA
- a CDS encoding MFS transporter: protein MNQSTSLRKRIINFFGLNKSMTGMIIMVVLIMLGEKMGERFLPLYILAIGGTNLAVGFLNAMDNLLSALYSFPGGYLSDRIGYKKALMLFTSVAMLGYLIVIIFQSWQAVFIGSVFFISWSAVSLPAIMSLISKAVPSNRRAMGVSVHSIVKRIPMSLGPLLGGTIISIYGTTSGIRISFIAAFVLGIISLLVVYFLMEDEIVAPKSSNIKELLRLKYFNPSLKNLLVSDMLIRFAEQIPYAFVVIWCVNYLGISAFQFGILTAVEMITSMLIYIPVAYYADRHFKKPFILITFIFFTIFPIIIYFSESFTALVFAFVVRGLKEFGEPTRKSLIMDLAPDGAKAETFGTYYLFRDVIVSGAALSSAFLWNISPFTNFMTASVCGVIGTVWFAVWAKDIKQSVKN from the coding sequence ATGAATCAGTCAACTTCATTAAGAAAACGTATCATTAACTTCTTCGGGCTTAACAAAAGCATGACAGGTATGATTATAATGGTCGTACTAATTATGCTTGGAGAAAAAATGGGGGAACGATTTCTTCCTCTTTACATTCTTGCAATCGGTGGAACAAACCTTGCGGTTGGATTCTTAAATGCAATGGATAATCTTTTAAGTGCATTGTATTCATTCCCCGGTGGATATTTGAGCGATAGAATAGGATACAAAAAAGCATTGATGTTGTTTACTTCAGTTGCGATGCTTGGATATCTTATCGTAATTATTTTTCAATCATGGCAAGCTGTTTTTATCGGGTCTGTTTTTTTTATTTCGTGGAGCGCGGTTTCGCTTCCGGCAATTATGAGCTTAATTTCAAAGGCTGTTCCTTCAAACAGAAGAGCGATGGGAGTTTCAGTTCATTCAATTGTAAAAAGAATTCCGATGTCGCTTGGTCCTTTGCTTGGGGGAACTATTATTTCGATTTATGGAACTACATCAGGAATAAGAATTTCATTCATTGCTGCTTTTGTCCTTGGAATTATATCTCTTCTTGTGGTCTATTTTCTAATGGAAGATGAAATTGTTGCTCCTAAAAGCAGTAACATAAAAGAATTGCTCAGGTTAAAATATTTTAACCCGTCACTTAAAAATTTATTAGTGTCTGATATGCTCATAAGATTTGCTGAGCAAATTCCATACGCTTTTGTGGTAATCTGGTGCGTGAATTATCTTGGCATCAGTGCGTTTCAGTTTGGAATTTTAACTGCTGTTGAAATGATAACTTCAATGTTGATTTACATTCCGGTTGCTTATTACGCGGACAGACATTTCAAGAAGCCTTTCATTCTGATAACTTTTATCTTTTTTACAATCTTTCCAATAATAATTTATTTTTCTGAATCATTTACAGCCCTTGTGTTTGCATTCGTTGTACGAGGATTGAAAGAATTTGGGGAACCAACACGAAAATCATTAATAATGGATCTTGCACCGGATGGTGCGAAAGCAGAAACATTCGGAACTTATTATTTATTCAGAGATGTAATTGTTTCGGGGGCAGCTTTAAGCAGTGCATTCCTTTGGAATATTTCGCCGTTTACAAATTTTATGACTGCATCTGTTTGCGGAGTGATAGGTACAGTTTGGTTTGCTGTTTGGGCAAAAGATATCAAGCAGTCAGTAAAAAATTAA
- a CDS encoding zinc-dependent peptidase, with translation MFGFRKRKREKLRATELKSEWKEIINRNVRFYNYLSDDLKTELHGLIQIFLNEKIFEGCEGLLITDEIKITIAAQACLLLLGRQNDIYPTLKTILVYPDAYYAPFNQRMEDGSVIEGYQARLGESWSRGQIVLAWNEILKDTNDIHDGHNLIFHEFAHQLDNESGAAEGIPEFDKRSSYIVWARVLTKEYNKLLSEIIQHKHHLLDNYGATNPAEFFAVATEFFFERPMELKNLHPELYEQFKSFYKLDTAGMFLKK, from the coding sequence TTGTTCGGATTTAGAAAAAGGAAAAGAGAAAAACTTCGTGCAACAGAGTTGAAATCAGAATGGAAAGAAATAATAAATAGAAATGTCAGATTCTATAATTACCTTTCCGATGATTTGAAAACAGAACTTCATGGATTAATACAAATTTTTCTAAATGAAAAAATATTTGAAGGTTGTGAAGGTCTTTTAATAACAGATGAAATTAAAATAACTATCGCTGCTCAAGCGTGTCTCTTACTATTAGGAAGACAGAATGATATCTACCCGACTTTAAAAACTATTCTTGTTTATCCCGATGCTTATTATGCACCATTCAATCAGAGAATGGAAGATGGTTCAGTAATAGAAGGATATCAGGCAAGACTTGGTGAATCCTGGTCACGTGGACAAATTGTATTAGCTTGGAACGAGATTTTAAAAGACACTAACGATATTCATGATGGTCATAATCTTATTTTTCATGAATTTGCTCACCAGCTTGATAACGAATCAGGAGCTGCCGAGGGTATTCCTGAATTTGATAAGCGTTCATCTTATATTGTTTGGGCAAGGGTATTAACAAAAGAATACAATAAATTATTAAGTGAAATCATTCAACATAAACATCACTTACTTGATAATTACGGAGCTACTAATCCTGCAGAATTCTTTGCTGTGGCAACTGAATTTTTTTTTGAAAGACCAATGGAACTTAAGAATTTACATCCGGAGTTATATGAACAATTCAAAAGTTTCTATAAATTAGATACCGCCGGAATGTTTCTGAAAAAGTAA
- the sulP gene encoding sulfate permease, which yields MLKPKLFTTLKGYSKKQFTSDLTAGIIVGIVALPLAIAFGIASGVTPEKGLITAIIAGFIISFLGGSKVQIGGPTGAFIIIVYGIVQQYGMNGLILATVMAGVILVIMGFARFGSIIKFIPHPVVIGFTSGIALIIFSSQINDFLGLNIGTVPSEFFQKWIIYSQNLFSINYWSLLIGAISLITILIFPKITHKIPGSIVAIIISTLLVQIFHLPVETIGSRFGEIPSSIPSPTLPHFDLEVIRNLISPATTIALLAAIESLLSAVVADGMIGGRHRSNMELVAQGAANIVTPLFGGIPATGAIARTATNIKNGGRTPVAGIIHAIVLLLIMLFFGTWAKLIPMATLAAILIVVAYNMSEWRSFVEVFKYPKSDLAVLLTTFFLTIIFDLTIAIQIGMILAVFLFMRRMAMVTNVGIITKELKDVDEVVDINSIQNKKVPDGVEVFEINGPFFFGAVSKFRDTVRIIENPPKIIIIRMRDVPAIDSTGIHALEQLLKDTKKHGTHLVLSGVHTQPLIALAQADFIEKIGEENVHGNIDDALDRTREILGLPKLGRPSDFYPTVARDRNK from the coding sequence ATACTTAAACCAAAACTATTCACCACTCTTAAAGGCTACTCAAAAAAGCAATTCACTTCCGATTTAACCGCTGGAATTATTGTAGGTATTGTTGCTTTACCATTGGCTATTGCTTTTGGAATTGCTTCAGGTGTCACTCCTGAAAAAGGATTAATTACTGCAATCATTGCCGGATTCATAATTTCTTTTCTCGGAGGCAGTAAAGTTCAGATTGGCGGACCAACCGGTGCTTTCATCATAATCGTATATGGAATTGTTCAGCAATATGGAATGAATGGATTAATACTTGCAACAGTAATGGCTGGTGTAATTCTGGTGATTATGGGTTTTGCCAGGTTTGGTTCGATTATAAAATTTATCCCTCATCCTGTTGTTATTGGATTCACCAGTGGAATTGCACTGATAATTTTTTCATCCCAGATAAATGATTTTTTAGGATTGAACATAGGAACAGTCCCATCAGAATTTTTTCAGAAGTGGATTATTTATTCACAGAATTTATTTTCTATTAATTACTGGTCGCTATTGATTGGTGCAATTTCCTTAATCACAATCTTAATATTTCCAAAAATAACTCACAAGATTCCCGGTTCAATAGTTGCAATAATTATATCAACTTTGCTTGTTCAAATATTTCATCTACCTGTTGAAACTATCGGAAGCAGGTTTGGAGAAATTCCATCATCAATTCCTTCGCCAACTCTTCCACACTTTGATCTTGAAGTAATCAGAAATTTGATTAGTCCTGCCACTACAATTGCTTTACTTGCTGCAATTGAATCGTTACTTTCGGCTGTAGTTGCCGATGGAATGATTGGTGGAAGACATCGTTCAAATATGGAATTAGTTGCTCAAGGTGCTGCAAATATTGTAACTCCTTTGTTTGGAGGAATTCCTGCAACTGGTGCAATTGCAAGAACTGCAACGAATATCAAAAACGGAGGACGAACACCTGTCGCTGGAATTATTCATGCAATTGTTCTTTTATTAATAATGTTATTCTTCGGAACGTGGGCAAAACTTATCCCAATGGCGACACTTGCTGCAATTTTAATTGTTGTTGCTTATAATATGAGTGAGTGGAGATCTTTTGTTGAAGTCTTTAAATACCCCAAAAGTGATCTGGCTGTTTTGCTGACAACATTTTTTCTCACAATAATTTTCGATCTGACAATCGCAATTCAGATAGGAATGATATTGGCGGTATTTTTATTTATGAGAAGGATGGCAATGGTCACCAATGTTGGAATTATCACAAAAGAATTGAAAGATGTGGATGAAGTAGTTGATATTAATTCGATACAGAATAAAAAAGTTCCCGATGGCGTTGAAGTTTTTGAAATTAATGGTCCTTTCTTTTTTGGTGCGGTTTCAAAGTTCAGAGATACAGTGAGAATTATTGAAAATCCACCAAAGATTATAATAATCAGAATGCGCGATGTACCCGCAATTGATTCAACAGGAATTCATGCACTTGAACAGCTTTTGAAAGACACAAAAAAACATGGGACTCATCTGGTTTTATCAGGTGTTCATACTCAACCATTAATAGCCTTGGCTCAGGCAGATTTTATTGAAAAGATTGGGGAAGAGAATGTTCACGGGAATATTGATGATGCTCTTGATCGCACAAGAGAAATTCTTGGGTTACCAAAACTTGGAAGACCTTCAGATTTTTATCCAACTGTTGCCAGAGATCGAAATAAATAA
- a CDS encoding peroxiredoxin has translation MEQTTQNLISMPRIGEKAPAFKAVTTQGEINFPADYSGKWVILFSHPADFTPVCTSEFMTFATMEKQFNEANCQLVGLSVDGLYSHIAWLRTIKEKIEYKGMKNVEVTFPLIEDITMNVAKTYGMLQPGESTTKAVRAVFFIDPKGIIRTIIYYPLSLGRNFDELYRVLVALQTADEFSVATPADWRPGDDVIVPTAGSCGTAKDRMEGKDKDVKCHDWFFCTKPVAKDEIIKRVLKKK, from the coding sequence ATGGAACAAACAACTCAAAACTTAATATCAATGCCACGAATAGGTGAAAAAGCACCAGCATTTAAAGCCGTAACAACTCAGGGCGAAATAAACTTCCCCGCAGATTATTCAGGCAAATGGGTAATTCTCTTCAGTCATCCTGCAGATTTTACGCCAGTATGTACTTCTGAGTTTATGACTTTCGCAACAATGGAAAAACAATTCAACGAAGCAAACTGCCAGCTTGTTGGGCTTTCAGTTGATGGGTTATACAGTCACATTGCATGGTTGAGAACGATAAAAGAAAAAATTGAATATAAAGGAATGAAGAATGTTGAAGTAACTTTTCCATTGATTGAAGACATTACAATGAATGTTGCTAAAACTTATGGAATGCTTCAACCGGGTGAAAGTACAACTAAAGCAGTACGTGCTGTCTTCTTCATAGATCCTAAAGGAATTATCAGAACAATTATCTATTATCCTTTAAGTCTCGGTAGAAACTTTGACGAACTTTACAGGGTTTTGGTGGCGCTTCAGACAGCAGATGAGTTTAGTGTCGCAACTCCTGCTGATTGGAGACCTGGTGATGATGTGATTGTTCCTACAGCCGGTTCGTGCGGAACAGCAAAAGACAGGATGGAGGGAAAAGATAAGGATGTTAAATGCCATGACTGGTTCTTCTGTACAAAACCAGTTGCAAAGGACGAAATAATTAAAAGAGTATTAAAGAAAAAGTAA
- a CDS encoding site-2 protease family protein, translating to MKDNHISIGKIIGVPIYLDYSWFLILVLLTWMLAQNYFPQEYKDWTKFSYWFVGLVTSFIFFLSIVLHELGHSIIAKKYKLRVRRITLFIFGGVAEITKEPPKSSAEFWIAIAGPITSFLLAGIFYLLDKAFKGSEYLAAPFHYLSYINFILAVFNLIPGFPLDGGRVFRAIVWGITKNIKKATTIAANVGRFFGFLFIMIGIFQIFQNNFIDGVWIAFIGWFLDNAAVSQIRRQALDELLSGHLVSEAMSTDFGIVYPDSNIQEIIDNHFIGANRRCLLVKENNSVVGFITPNQINSVPKEERQFKTIKDLMIPETNIIKINADAQLLNALKLMDENGIAQLPVTEGETYVGILSRDTVIKFMFELHRIGH from the coding sequence ATGAAAGACAATCATATTTCTATTGGAAAAATTATTGGTGTGCCTATTTATCTGGATTATTCATGGTTTTTAATTTTGGTATTGCTAACCTGGATGCTTGCTCAAAATTATTTTCCTCAAGAATATAAAGACTGGACAAAATTCTCTTACTGGTTTGTAGGACTTGTAACTTCATTTATTTTCTTTTTGAGTATAGTGCTTCATGAACTCGGTCATTCAATTATTGCAAAAAAATATAAGCTTAGAGTTAGAAGAATAACTCTTTTTATATTTGGCGGTGTTGCTGAGATTACCAAAGAACCACCCAAATCATCAGCCGAATTTTGGATTGCAATTGCTGGTCCGATTACAAGTTTTTTACTTGCCGGAATTTTTTATTTATTAGACAAAGCCTTTAAAGGCAGTGAATATCTTGCTGCACCTTTTCATTACCTTTCATATATAAATTTTATTTTAGCAGTGTTCAATTTAATTCCGGGTTTTCCGCTGGATGGCGGAAGAGTTTTTAGAGCAATTGTTTGGGGTATAACAAAGAATATTAAAAAAGCCACCACAATCGCGGCAAATGTTGGAAGGTTTTTCGGTTTCTTATTTATTATGATCGGCATATTCCAAATTTTCCAAAATAATTTTATAGATGGTGTGTGGATAGCATTTATCGGTTGGTTTCTTGACAATGCTGCAGTATCTCAGATTAGAAGACAGGCTTTGGACGAACTTCTGTCCGGACATCTTGTTAGTGAAGCAATGTCAACTGATTTTGGTATAGTGTATCCAGATTCAAATATTCAGGAGATAATTGATAATCATTTTATTGGCGCCAATCGAAGATGTTTACTTGTCAAAGAAAATAATTCGGTTGTTGGTTTTATAACACCCAATCAGATTAATTCTGTTCCCAAAGAAGAGAGACAATTCAAAACCATAAAAGATTTAATGATTCCCGAGACAAACATTATTAAAATTAATGCTGACGCACAATTATTAAATGCATTAAAATTAATGGATGAAAATGGTATCGCACAATTACCAGTAACTGAGGGAGAAACGTATGTGGGAATTTTAAGTCGTGATACTGTAATCAAATTTATGTTTGAACTTCACAGAATTGGTCATTAA
- a CDS encoding GIY-YIG nuclease family protein, with the protein MINKKQIKEDYKLKKQPAGIFAVHNVVDNNMFIGTSKDLPAVLRRFEFTLKMGSFPFQQLIDDYKRLGEKNFKVKVIDKLELKDETEQEIDKELLTLEDMWIEKLKKEGVSFYNKK; encoded by the coding sequence ATGATAAACAAAAAACAAATTAAAGAAGATTATAAATTGAAGAAACAACCTGCGGGAATTTTTGCAGTTCATAATGTTGTTGATAATAATATGTTTATTGGTACAAGTAAAGATCTTCCTGCTGTATTAAGAAGATTTGAATTCACTTTAAAGATGGGAAGTTTTCCGTTTCAACAGTTGATTGATGATTACAAAAGACTCGGTGAGAAAAATTTTAAAGTAAAAGTAATTGATAAGCTTGAATTAAAAGATGAAACAGAACAGGAAATAGATAAAGAGCTGTTAACTCTGGAGGATATGTGGATCGAAAAACTGAAAAAAGAAGGAGTTAGTTTCTATAATAAAAAGTAA
- a CDS encoding adenylate/guanylate cyclase domain-containing protein produces the protein MFVTRNYKLSNVLIYTVIGTVTGTIIGFLIHYTDNLDIPEPTIRGFFIGFLVGTSIGLCEEFLFLDRFRRKPYFFLLLFRTIVYSAVIVFHEILINTASNFLIKDLPISESLYSAINRENFPRDISIIALISTASIAILQIRRLHRPGDLLKYVTGRYHLPEEVNKIFLFIDLKSSTAIAERIGNTKYSSFLIDYFHDMTGAILMSKAEIYQYIGDEIILTWSFNQGVKYARCINCFFDILTAIEWNKNEYMKKYGVHPQFKAALHAGFVSVTWIGTIKKEIVYHGDVINTTARIQEECNKYDQTFLISEYMFQNIELPEYLRSEFVGELQLKGKEMKVKIFGLKSIAEV, from the coding sequence ATGTTTGTAACCAGGAATTACAAATTATCTAATGTATTAATCTACACCGTAATCGGAACTGTAACCGGTACTATAATCGGATTTCTGATACATTACACAGATAACCTTGATATTCCTGAACCAACGATCAGAGGATTTTTCATTGGATTTTTAGTTGGTACCTCCATTGGTTTGTGTGAAGAATTTTTATTTTTAGATAGATTCAGACGAAAACCATATTTCTTTCTACTCCTGTTCAGAACAATAGTTTACTCGGCTGTGATTGTATTTCACGAAATATTAATTAATACAGCGAGTAATTTTTTAATAAAAGATCTGCCAATCAGTGAATCACTCTATAGTGCTATCAACAGGGAAAATTTTCCAAGAGATATCTCGATCATTGCATTAATTTCAACAGCATCTATTGCAATATTGCAGATAAGAAGACTTCACAGACCTGGCGATCTTTTAAAATATGTTACCGGCAGATATCATCTTCCTGAGGAAGTAAATAAAATTTTTCTTTTTATTGATTTAAAATCATCCACAGCAATCGCCGAAAGGATTGGAAATACAAAATACAGTTCTTTTCTGATTGACTATTTCCATGATATGACTGGCGCAATTCTTATGTCAAAAGCGGAGATCTATCAATACATTGGTGATGAAATTATTTTAACATGGTCTTTTAATCAGGGGGTGAAGTACGCCAGATGTATTAATTGTTTTTTTGATATTCTGACCGCTATTGAGTGGAATAAAAACGAGTACATGAAAAAATATGGAGTTCATCCACAATTCAAAGCAGCTTTACATGCAGGATTTGTTTCTGTAACATGGATTGGTACAATAAAAAAAGAAATTGTTTATCATGGTGATGTAATTAACACAACTGCAAGAATACAGGAAGAATGTAATAAGTATGATCAGACGTTTTTAATTAGTGAATATATGTTTCAAAATATTGAGCTTCCTGAATATCTTCGCTCTGAATTTGTTGGCGAACTCCAGTTAAAGGGAAAAGAGATGAAAGTTAAAATTTTCGGTTTGAAGAGTATTGCTGAGGTTTAA
- a CDS encoding class I SAM-dependent methyltransferase, whose translation MRIHQDNKNLWDSSAQHWSVQENTFIPLYEKVLEQINLNPKHSIIDIGCGTGIFLMLASRFGCEITGIDLSQSAVDSAKERLPKGTFINGNMETIEFANNTFDFVFGNNSFQYADDLHKTFLKVYRILKNMGSLLISVWGKPDECDSFSYFKVFNKFSNQPDNYTVPFNLSKEGEIESSVSNAGFKFGRKLTVTCQRYYPDTQTALTGILSSGPAKKAINYSSYDKVKQAVLISIEKFKKKDGSINMYNNFILAEGIKI comes from the coding sequence GTGAGAATTCATCAAGATAATAAAAATTTGTGGGATTCATCAGCACAGCATTGGAGCGTTCAGGAAAATACTTTCATTCCGCTTTATGAAAAAGTTCTTGAGCAAATAAATCTAAATCCAAAACATTCTATAATTGATATTGGTTGCGGCACTGGAATTTTTTTAATGTTAGCCTCAAGGTTTGGATGTGAAATAACCGGGATTGATTTATCGCAGAGTGCAGTTGATTCAGCAAAAGAACGTTTACCCAAGGGTACTTTTATTAATGGCAATATGGAAACAATTGAATTTGCTAATAATACTTTCGATTTCGTATTCGGAAATAATTCTTTTCAATATGCTGATGATTTGCATAAAACATTTCTGAAAGTTTATCGCATACTTAAAAATATGGGGAGCTTACTTATTTCAGTTTGGGGAAAACCGGATGAATGTGATTCGTTTTCTTACTTTAAAGTTTTCAACAAATTTTCAAATCAGCCGGATAATTATACTGTTCCATTCAATTTATCAAAAGAAGGAGAAATTGAATCATCTGTTTCGAATGCAGGGTTTAAGTTCGGCAGAAAATTAACTGTGACTTGTCAGCGATATTATCCCGACACCCAAACAGCTTTGACAGGAATACTTTCTTCGGGTCCGGCAAAGAAAGCAATCAATTATTCATCCTATGATAAAGTGAAGCAGGCAGTATTAATATCAATCGAAAAGTTTAAGAAGAAAGATGGCAGTATAAATATGTACAATAATTTTATTTTAGCAGAAGGAATTAAAATTTAA